A window from Cryobacterium sp. SO1 encodes these proteins:
- a CDS encoding site-specific integrase yields MEGNDMNNPKTTRANFGTVRQLKSGRWQARYPREDGGPRMPGPTMFKTSKEAHVHIANVQSDRARGIYHDPRKGERLLAIYAQEWIENGGSRGKLAIRTTELYEDLLVRHIAPNIGKRAVGQITPAMVRGWYTALGKELAERAARPRADGGERVASGKTRQRQAYAFLKGVMNTAKTDGMVGSNPCQIIGAGMVRTEERPFMPMEDFTRLLESHPADLQPVIALAFGAHLRLGEAVALRRSDLDLEKGTLKVVRQAVQTRRAGVVITPTKTEDTRSVDLPLVTVEAMILYLASVPRALPAAPLFTRSTGKVLTRAQLQHAFKKSRDSTDLRQYHFHDLRHSGLTLAAQSGATVRELMARAGHSTSSAAMKYQHAAEERGRIIADGMSAAMRTGMNRPPKTA; encoded by the coding sequence ATGGAGGGCAATGACATGAACAATCCCAAGACGACACGAGCAAACTTCGGGACCGTGCGCCAGCTCAAATCAGGACGATGGCAGGCGCGATACCCGAGAGAAGACGGCGGCCCACGGATGCCGGGCCCGACCATGTTCAAGACCTCCAAGGAAGCACATGTGCACATCGCCAACGTCCAGTCCGACCGGGCTCGTGGCATCTACCACGACCCCCGCAAAGGAGAGCGCCTCCTTGCCATCTATGCCCAGGAGTGGATTGAAAACGGCGGGAGTCGAGGCAAGCTGGCTATCCGCACGACCGAGCTTTACGAAGACTTGCTGGTTCGCCATATCGCCCCGAACATCGGGAAGAGGGCAGTGGGTCAGATCACTCCTGCAATGGTCAGAGGCTGGTACACAGCGCTCGGAAAGGAACTTGCAGAGCGTGCCGCGCGACCTCGTGCAGACGGTGGCGAGCGCGTGGCATCCGGGAAGACCCGGCAGCGCCAGGCCTACGCCTTCCTGAAGGGCGTGATGAACACGGCGAAGACCGACGGGATGGTGGGCTCGAACCCATGCCAGATCATCGGAGCTGGGATGGTGCGCACCGAAGAGCGTCCATTCATGCCCATGGAGGACTTCACCCGTCTTCTGGAGTCCCATCCAGCCGACCTGCAGCCAGTCATCGCTCTGGCTTTTGGGGCGCACCTCAGGCTCGGTGAAGCCGTTGCGCTCCGACGTTCAGATCTCGATCTGGAGAAGGGCACCCTGAAGGTCGTTCGCCAGGCAGTCCAGACACGTCGGGCGGGGGTGGTCATCACTCCGACCAAGACCGAGGACACCCGTTCGGTGGATCTGCCACTTGTTACAGTCGAGGCCATGATCCTGTACTTGGCGTCGGTCCCTCGGGCTCTGCCTGCAGCTCCACTATTCACACGGTCCACCGGGAAGGTCCTCACGAGGGCACAGCTCCAGCACGCCTTCAAGAAGTCCCGTGATTCGACCGACCTGAGGCAGTATCACTTCCACGACCTCCGGCACAGCGGGCTCACCCTCGCCGCACAGAGTGGAGCCACCGTGCGCGAGTTGATGGCCCGAGCTGGGCATTCAACTTCCTCTGCTGCAATGAAGTATCAGCACGCGGCAGAGGAGCGCGGAAGGATCATCGCCGACGGCATGAGCGCGGCCATGAGAACTGGCATGAACAGGCCTCCGAAAACGGCCTGA
- a CDS encoding type ISP restriction/modification enzyme, which yields MVASIHDILNELRSVSYDERDKGDRFERLMQAYLTTEPQYAQLYSDVWMWTQYPQRGTRKDTGIDLVARALDTGELTAIQCKFFDPSTTVTKPMIDSFLAASSKNFDGKPEFTARVVISTSDTWGSNAEDAIENQNPPVQRLRVQDLDDSSIDWGQFSLSTPGRLTKKATKQLFPHQEKAIAKVVTGFKSADRGKLIMACGTGKTFTSLKLVEQLVPRGGTVLFLVPSISLLSQTLKEWTIESAIPLRSFAVCSDVSVGKRKNDEDIPIADLAYPATTNTTKLVEKFSEVSESFDGITVIFSTYQSIDVVAQAQGKGIPDFDLIVCDEAHRTTGVTLAGEEESTFVRVHNQSYMKGKKRLYMTATPRIYADASRSKAEEAGAVLTDMDSPEFYGEEFHRLGFGEAVSMGRLTDYKVLVLAVDESYISTRFQRLLADENNELTLDDAAKIVGCWNGLSKRSLTPEEFALDPEPMKRAVAFARNITESKKIANLFERVVEAEIDALDEDSDSLLSVEVHHVDGTYNVLNRNKELDWLKQDPGAGNARILTNAKVLSEGVDVPALDAVMFLNPRDSVVDVVQSVGRVMRKLEGKKYGYVILPIGVPADMDPATALNDNKKYKVVWQVLQALRAHDERFDAMVNKIDLTKSTQGKLSVIGVGGGGKGEDKDKEDINNGAVTLDFPALDQWRDAILAKIVQKVGERRYWENWAKDVAGIASDHMTRIKALVEGSDAALHDEFARFLKGLQDNLNPFITERDAIEMLSQHLITKPVFDALFESYAFSDHNPVSQVMQRMIDALEEQNLDKETEKLNKFYDSVRTRAAGITDASAKQQIVKELYEKFFQTAFSGTSDRLGIVYTPNEIVDFIIHSVDDALKTEFGASLSDKGVHVLDPFTGTGTFIVRLLQSGLIKPEDLAYKYRYELHANELVLLAYYVAAINIEETYHDLAGGEYVPFEGIVLTDTFQMNEADDELDNHGVFPENNERAEVQKALDIRVVVGNPPYFGKQRSENDQNQSFKYPDLDEKIRTTYAARSSATNKMGLYDSYIRAVRWATDRVGEQGIVAYVSNGSFIETNSMDGIRKSLQSDFSSLYVFNLRGNQRGDWRKEGGKVFGEGSQSTIAIYLFIKNPGQTGAGRIFYKDIGEGLSREDKLETIRRFGTYRAIEWSEISPNTQGDWIAQRSTTFDTFPALVSTSDKTQPAFLRNYSMGIGTSRDAWVYNFSKKALLKNVEATMNTFNEEAEKWSNSDRSVQAQDFVGRDPRKISWSSSLLPKVARGLRLELQPSRAVIASYRPFTREWLYFDRDLNHRVGRMHAAFPSEEVENWGFYIPGLGATKPFSTLALESPPDLNLWGSEGGQFFPRYTFDERPSEDDLLSALDEDGPRYRPIDNVTDEILAEYQKSFGLEVTKDDVFFYVYGVLHSKSYREQFANDLKKMLPRIPKVRDFRAFSDAGRKLSALHLNYETVDPYPLDELRSVNASYRVGKMKYAKSGRAADKTTVIYNSGITVSGIPEEAHEYVLGSRSAIDWIIERYEVKTDKASGIVNDPNDWAEEQDNPRYILDLLARIVTVSLETVKIVKSLPPLDLVE from the coding sequence ATGGTCGCGAGCATCCACGACATCCTTAATGAGCTGAGGTCCGTCTCTTACGACGAGCGTGACAAGGGTGACCGCTTTGAGCGGCTCATGCAGGCGTATCTCACGACGGAGCCGCAGTACGCGCAGCTTTACAGCGATGTCTGGATGTGGACGCAATACCCTCAGCGCGGTACCAGGAAGGACACCGGCATCGACCTGGTTGCTCGCGCTCTTGACACGGGCGAGCTGACAGCGATCCAGTGCAAATTCTTTGACCCGTCTACAACGGTCACCAAGCCAATGATCGACTCGTTCTTGGCTGCGTCTAGCAAGAACTTTGACGGCAAGCCGGAGTTCACCGCGCGAGTGGTGATCTCGACGAGTGACACCTGGGGCAGCAACGCTGAGGATGCGATCGAGAATCAGAATCCGCCAGTGCAACGCCTGCGCGTTCAAGATCTAGACGATTCATCCATCGACTGGGGACAGTTCTCTCTCAGCACGCCGGGGAGGCTAACGAAGAAGGCTACCAAGCAGCTGTTCCCTCACCAGGAGAAGGCAATCGCCAAGGTCGTGACCGGCTTCAAGTCGGCTGACCGAGGCAAGCTCATCATGGCCTGCGGCACGGGTAAGACCTTCACGAGCCTGAAGCTCGTCGAGCAGCTGGTTCCGCGCGGCGGCACTGTGCTGTTTCTAGTGCCGTCGATCTCGCTGCTGTCCCAGACTCTGAAGGAGTGGACAATCGAGTCCGCCATCCCGCTACGCTCTTTCGCGGTGTGCTCAGATGTCAGTGTCGGCAAGCGCAAGAACGACGAGGACATCCCTATCGCCGACCTCGCCTACCCAGCGACGACGAACACCACCAAGTTAGTGGAAAAGTTCTCCGAAGTATCCGAGAGCTTCGACGGGATCACCGTGATCTTCTCGACCTACCAATCCATCGACGTGGTCGCTCAGGCGCAGGGCAAAGGCATCCCCGATTTCGACCTCATCGTCTGCGACGAGGCCCATCGCACCACAGGCGTGACCCTCGCGGGTGAAGAAGAATCGACGTTCGTCCGCGTTCACAACCAGAGTTATATGAAAGGCAAGAAGCGGCTCTACATGACCGCCACTCCGCGCATCTACGCAGATGCAAGCCGGTCGAAGGCTGAAGAGGCTGGGGCCGTGCTTACCGACATGGACAGCCCTGAGTTCTATGGCGAAGAGTTCCACAGACTCGGCTTCGGTGAAGCAGTCTCCATGGGTCGCCTCACCGACTACAAGGTGCTCGTTCTCGCCGTTGACGAGTCCTACATCTCCACGCGCTTCCAGCGTCTCCTGGCCGACGAGAACAACGAGTTGACCCTCGACGACGCGGCGAAGATCGTGGGCTGTTGGAACGGTCTCTCAAAGCGTTCTCTCACGCCGGAAGAGTTCGCCCTCGACCCGGAGCCGATGAAGCGAGCAGTCGCCTTCGCGCGGAATATCACGGAATCGAAGAAGATCGCCAACCTGTTCGAGCGGGTGGTCGAGGCCGAGATCGACGCGCTTGATGAAGACTCCGACTCTCTTCTTAGCGTTGAGGTTCACCACGTTGACGGCACCTACAACGTCCTGAATCGAAACAAGGAACTCGACTGGCTCAAGCAGGACCCCGGGGCGGGCAATGCTCGCATCCTGACCAATGCCAAGGTCCTCTCTGAAGGCGTGGATGTCCCCGCCCTCGACGCGGTGATGTTTCTCAACCCCCGTGATTCCGTCGTCGATGTCGTCCAGTCGGTGGGCCGGGTGATGCGCAAGCTTGAAGGCAAGAAGTACGGGTACGTCATTCTGCCCATCGGGGTCCCTGCAGACATGGACCCCGCGACGGCTCTGAACGACAACAAGAAATACAAGGTCGTCTGGCAGGTGCTACAAGCTCTCCGCGCCCATGACGAACGCTTCGACGCGATGGTAAACAAGATTGACCTGACCAAGTCCACCCAGGGCAAGCTCTCCGTCATCGGCGTTGGAGGAGGCGGCAAGGGCGAAGACAAGGACAAAGAGGATATAAACAACGGGGCGGTCACCCTCGACTTCCCTGCCCTCGACCAATGGCGAGACGCCATCCTCGCCAAGATCGTTCAGAAAGTCGGCGAGCGCCGCTATTGGGAGAACTGGGCAAAGGACGTGGCCGGCATCGCATCTGACCACATGACCCGCATCAAAGCCTTGGTTGAAGGCTCAGACGCTGCCTTGCATGACGAGTTCGCCAGGTTCCTCAAGGGTCTGCAAGATAATCTAAATCCCTTCATCACGGAGCGCGATGCAATCGAGATGCTGTCCCAGCACCTCATCACCAAGCCTGTATTCGACGCCCTCTTTGAGAGCTATGCCTTCAGCGACCACAACCCCGTCTCGCAGGTCATGCAGCGAATGATCGACGCGCTGGAAGAACAGAACCTCGACAAGGAGACGGAAAAACTCAACAAGTTCTACGATTCCGTTCGCACCAGGGCTGCCGGAATCACGGATGCCTCGGCGAAGCAGCAGATCGTCAAGGAGCTGTACGAGAAGTTTTTCCAGACAGCGTTCTCAGGAACGAGCGACCGACTCGGCATCGTGTATACCCCGAACGAGATAGTCGACTTCATCATCCACTCCGTCGATGACGCCCTCAAGACTGAGTTCGGAGCCAGTCTCTCCGACAAGGGCGTCCACGTACTCGACCCGTTCACAGGCACGGGCACGTTCATCGTTCGTCTACTACAATCCGGCCTCATCAAACCCGAAGACCTCGCCTACAAGTACCGATACGAGCTACACGCTAACGAACTCGTGTTGCTTGCGTATTACGTCGCCGCGATCAATATCGAGGAGACTTACCACGACCTCGCCGGTGGCGAGTATGTCCCGTTCGAAGGAATCGTCCTCACCGACACCTTCCAGATGAACGAGGCCGACGACGAACTCGACAACCACGGCGTCTTCCCGGAGAACAACGAACGCGCCGAGGTCCAGAAAGCCCTGGATATTCGCGTCGTAGTGGGTAACCCTCCCTACTTTGGCAAGCAGCGATCTGAGAACGATCAGAACCAAAGTTTTAAGTATCCGGACCTTGATGAGAAGATCCGAACGACATATGCGGCTAGGTCGTCCGCTACCAACAAGATGGGGCTGTACGACTCTTACATCCGGGCGGTGAGATGGGCAACTGACCGCGTCGGGGAGCAAGGAATCGTCGCCTACGTTTCAAACGGCAGCTTCATTGAGACCAATTCGATGGACGGTATCCGCAAGTCGCTCCAGTCAGATTTCAGCTCCCTCTACGTATTCAACCTGCGCGGAAACCAGCGTGGTGATTGGCGTAAGGAGGGTGGGAAGGTCTTTGGCGAAGGCAGCCAATCGACAATCGCCATCTATCTCTTTATAAAGAATCCGGGACAGACCGGTGCCGGACGAATCTTCTACAAAGATATTGGAGAGGGCCTGAGCCGCGAGGACAAGCTCGAGACGATTCGTCGATTCGGAACCTATCGCGCTATTGAATGGTCAGAGATCTCACCGAACACGCAGGGCGACTGGATCGCCCAGCGAAGCACAACATTTGACACCTTCCCCGCCCTTGTGTCGACAAGCGACAAGACCCAGCCTGCATTTCTGAGGAATTACAGCATGGGCATTGGGACTTCTCGGGACGCTTGGGTATACAACTTCAGCAAGAAAGCTCTGCTCAAAAACGTTGAAGCGACGATGAATACGTTCAACGAGGAAGCGGAGAAGTGGTCGAACAGCGATCGCTCCGTCCAGGCGCAGGACTTTGTCGGGCGCGACCCTAGAAAGATAAGTTGGTCGTCGAGCCTCCTTCCCAAAGTTGCAAGAGGCCTACGGTTGGAGCTTCAGCCGTCCCGCGCAGTGATCGCAAGTTACCGTCCGTTTACGCGTGAGTGGCTCTATTTCGATCGAGATCTGAATCATCGGGTCGGCCGAATGCATGCAGCCTTCCCCTCCGAAGAGGTTGAGAACTGGGGTTTCTACATACCTGGCCTGGGAGCAACCAAACCGTTCTCGACGCTTGCGCTCGAATCACCGCCAGATCTGAATCTATGGGGTTCTGAAGGCGGTCAATTCTTCCCCCGCTACACGTTCGATGAGCGACCGAGCGAGGACGACTTACTGTCCGCACTTGACGAAGACGGACCGCGATATCGACCAATTGACAACGTCACCGACGAAATTCTGGCTGAATACCAGAAGAGCTTTGGACTCGAAGTCACGAAAGACGATGTCTTCTTCTACGTGTATGGCGTACTGCACAGCAAGAGTTATCGCGAGCAGTTCGCGAACGACCTGAAGAAAATGCTGCCGCGCATCCCGAAGGTCAGAGATTTCAGGGCGTTCAGCGATGCCGGACGCAAGCTCTCGGCACTGCACCTCAACTATGAGACGGTCGACCCGTATCCGCTCGACGAGCTGCGAAGCGTGAATGCAAGCTACCGCGTGGGGAAAATGAAGTACGCGAAGTCAGGACGCGCCGCAGATAAGACCACCGTCATTTACAACAGCGGCATCACCGTCTCGGGAATCCCCGAAGAGGCGCACGAGTATGTGCTCGGCTCACGTTCCGCAATTGACTGGATCATTGAGCGCTACGAGGTGAAGACCGACAAGGCGTCGGGGATCGTCAACGACCCTAACGACTGGGCCGAAGAGCAGGACAACCCTCGCTATATCCTCGACCTGCTTGCACGCATCGTCACCGTCAGTCTCGAGACAGTGAAGATCGTGAAGTCCCTTCCGCCCCTAGATCTGGTCGAGTAG
- a CDS encoding AAA family ATPase: MLRSFTTSAAFRGLNSKPFDHAGSACLLGRRTVIYGRNGSGKTTFSEVLRLASSGGDTEGVTTTASIRREGSTSTVQIGDRGFPWALFVYNRYYVQESLGLFLDGSGESPTILKLGAPNVSAARDLERVRSSLTTLKQRREGLTIMKRSLAAQRETTEKEVKSEVIAALSASDPAFYNPTRFQVTLAKARLHNSSAVCLSPSELMQETEIAKSPLSNRAALPEAWPTLAENLKETINDELLGVTVESESIPRLAANTTLADWIEAGVQLHKADDACMFCQDGTVTVEALGAYARHFSEALDALRERLKNAVVYLSDIRDAIKAWFHALPTADSLLVNHRGDIQNEVTRLLELGTALQTQIETAISRIESRLADPLKPLSTEQLLTADFLEANATELLRLINENNAACSKQAERKKQAQTAVENHFGAAHGVAYRRCESRLVLSDRAASALDRREKSLQTRAGVLEEVQEDTGRMASEIDADLREHFGHGHLRISVSKDRKGYLVQRGNKGAKRLSEGERNAIAFAYFLRSLESEGIDPAQTIVVIDDPVSSMDKESLFAGFALAEERTDLFAQVVVLTHDYEYFRLQLGQRANARKSSEKKIRENNSNERAFPAVSILEIRASVDPTSNSRVSTLRKMPSSLLQHPSEYHYLFLKVAEAVRDGDHETLPLLGNAARRLLEGFISFRAPNGSSFQEKVDLITRASSIDSVLSRRVVKFMHSQSHREEPRPTSALDFPSVEAELRAALDFMRRADGSHFEEMCKAVGVGHTPLLAALGTDIAKRPAA; this comes from the coding sequence ATGCTTCGTAGCTTCACCACCAGTGCGGCCTTTCGTGGACTTAATTCGAAACCCTTTGATCACGCTGGATCTGCTTGCTTGCTGGGCCGACGTACGGTCATCTACGGGCGCAATGGAAGCGGTAAGACCACATTTTCGGAAGTGCTACGCCTGGCGTCAAGCGGCGGTGATACCGAAGGTGTAACGACGACCGCGTCGATCCGCAGAGAAGGCTCGACAAGTACAGTTCAGATCGGCGATCGAGGATTCCCTTGGGCGCTCTTCGTCTACAACCGTTACTACGTTCAAGAGTCGCTTGGCCTTTTTTTGGACGGATCAGGCGAGTCACCGACCATTCTGAAGCTCGGCGCACCCAACGTCTCCGCTGCGCGCGATCTTGAGCGCGTGCGCTCATCCCTCACCACGCTAAAGCAGCGCCGGGAGGGTCTCACAATCATGAAACGGTCGCTCGCTGCCCAACGCGAGACGACTGAGAAGGAAGTGAAAAGTGAGGTCATCGCCGCACTCAGCGCGAGCGACCCGGCGTTCTACAATCCCACGAGGTTTCAGGTCACCTTGGCCAAGGCTCGTCTTCACAATTCTTCCGCAGTCTGTCTAAGTCCAAGCGAGCTTATGCAGGAAACTGAGATCGCCAAATCTCCGCTGTCGAATCGCGCTGCTTTACCGGAGGCTTGGCCGACTCTGGCAGAGAATCTCAAGGAGACAATCAACGACGAGTTGTTGGGCGTAACTGTGGAGTCGGAGTCGATTCCTCGCCTAGCGGCAAACACAACTCTCGCCGACTGGATCGAAGCCGGCGTGCAACTGCACAAGGCGGACGACGCTTGCATGTTCTGTCAGGACGGGACCGTTACAGTCGAAGCGTTGGGCGCGTATGCACGACACTTCAGCGAAGCCCTGGACGCCCTCCGGGAGCGCCTTAAGAATGCAGTCGTGTACCTCTCTGATATTCGCGATGCAATCAAAGCTTGGTTCCACGCTCTCCCCACTGCAGACTCGCTCCTCGTAAACCACCGAGGCGATATCCAGAATGAAGTGACAAGACTCCTGGAGCTCGGAACGGCGCTCCAAACACAGATTGAAACCGCCATCTCTCGTATCGAATCGAGGCTGGCCGACCCTCTCAAACCCCTCAGCACTGAACAACTTCTCACCGCCGATTTTCTGGAAGCTAACGCCACCGAGCTACTGCGGTTGATCAACGAGAACAATGCGGCATGCAGCAAACAAGCAGAGCGAAAGAAGCAAGCTCAGACTGCCGTAGAGAATCATTTCGGCGCAGCCCACGGAGTTGCATACAGGCGCTGCGAGAGTCGACTTGTGCTCTCGGATCGAGCGGCTTCAGCTCTCGACCGGCGCGAGAAGTCTCTCCAAACGCGAGCTGGCGTACTTGAGGAAGTCCAGGAAGACACGGGTCGTATGGCGAGCGAGATCGACGCAGATCTTCGGGAGCATTTCGGACACGGACATCTCAGAATCTCAGTGTCCAAGGATAGGAAGGGCTACTTGGTCCAGAGAGGAAACAAAGGAGCGAAGCGGCTGAGCGAGGGCGAGCGAAACGCGATTGCATTCGCGTATTTCCTCCGGTCGCTTGAGAGCGAAGGCATCGATCCCGCACAGACGATCGTCGTAATTGATGATCCAGTGTCGAGCATGGACAAAGAGTCGCTCTTCGCAGGCTTTGCTCTCGCCGAGGAACGCACAGACCTGTTTGCCCAAGTCGTCGTGCTCACCCACGACTACGAGTACTTCCGTCTCCAACTCGGACAGCGCGCGAACGCCCGGAAAAGCTCAGAGAAGAAGATACGCGAAAACAACTCGAACGAGCGCGCGTTCCCAGCGGTCTCCATCCTGGAGATCCGCGCATCGGTGGACCCCACAAGTAACAGTCGCGTCAGCACGCTTCGAAAGATGCCTTCGAGCCTTCTGCAGCACCCTAGCGAGTACCACTATCTGTTTCTCAAAGTGGCTGAGGCCGTCCGAGACGGCGACCATGAAACGCTCCCACTCCTGGGCAACGCTGCCCGAAGGCTCCTCGAAGGTTTCATCTCGTTCCGGGCACCAAACGGAAGCAGCTTTCAAGAGAAAGTCGATTTGATCACGCGGGCGTCTTCAATCGACAGCGTCCTATCCCGCCGAGTAGTTAAATTCATGCATAGTCAGTCACACAGAGAAGAACCGCGCCCAACCTCTGCCCTGGACTTTCCTTCAGTAGAGGCAGAACTGAGGGCGGCGCTCGATTTCATGCGCCGCGCAGACGGCTCCCATTTTGAGGAGATGTGCAAGGCCGTCGGTGTCGGTCACACGCCCCTCCTAGCGGCACTGGGAACCGATATAGCGAAGCGCCCAGCGGCCTAG
- a CDS encoding recombinase family protein, translating into MVDVGYARVSTADQSLALQDKAFADAGITKVFRDHGVSGTLASRPELDKALEYVREGDVLVVWKLDRLGRSTKNVLETIDQLKANGVGFRSITEGLDTTGPMGQAMLTVLAAFNQLERDVIIERTRAGLAAARAQGRVGGRPKVLDVKKTNTARTLYESGSHTVAEIADMLGVGTATVYRYLSANPTAS; encoded by the coding sequence ATGGTTGATGTTGGATATGCACGGGTAAGCACGGCGGATCAGAGCCTCGCGCTTCAGGACAAGGCCTTCGCTGATGCGGGGATAACGAAAGTTTTCAGGGACCACGGCGTAAGCGGAACACTCGCCTCACGTCCAGAGCTGGACAAGGCGCTCGAATACGTGCGCGAGGGCGACGTACTCGTCGTGTGGAAGCTGGATCGCCTGGGACGAAGTACGAAGAATGTCCTCGAGACGATCGACCAGCTCAAAGCAAACGGAGTGGGCTTCCGCAGTATCACCGAGGGACTCGACACGACAGGTCCGATGGGGCAGGCAATGCTCACCGTCCTCGCAGCCTTCAATCAGTTGGAGCGAGATGTCATCATCGAGCGCACCCGCGCTGGCCTTGCGGCGGCAAGGGCGCAGGGACGAGTGGGCGGTCGCCCCAAGGTCCTGGACGTCAAGAAGACCAACACCGCCAGGACCCTCTATGAATCTGGCAGCCACACGGTTGCGGAGATCGCCGACATGCTCGGGGTTGGCACCGCAACGGTGTACCGATACTTGTCAGCAAATCCGACGGCCTCATAG
- a CDS encoding GTP pyrophosphokinase family protein gives MDQRPWSNTQLKRLGKSIRSGEPLPANVPSFDEVIVWYNELNSSVQKKIQEIDWTPLLGARVPEVTSRAKTIDTLREKLVRHPRMSLGTIQDLAGVRFEAEMTLSEQDAVANAIAGLFRHEPEPPCLHDLRNDAHSGYRAVHLWLMLSGPVEVQIRTHLQGEWANMYEAAGDLFGRGIRYREMPEESVPKAIVEGLQNLSTSDIANLEEEAQAIQQLELQIAETPPKTLPILLRKGTKSYRESQAKRARLDQLQQKYEARESQVRLGLSNIREALINAKIGK, from the coding sequence ATGGATCAACGTCCCTGGTCAAACACCCAACTCAAGAGACTGGGGAAGTCGATTCGGTCCGGCGAACCGCTCCCTGCGAACGTTCCTTCCTTCGACGAAGTCATCGTCTGGTACAACGAACTGAACTCAAGCGTCCAGAAGAAGATTCAGGAGATCGACTGGACACCTCTTCTGGGTGCGCGCGTACCAGAGGTCACATCGAGAGCGAAAACGATCGACACTCTGCGCGAGAAGTTGGTGCGTCACCCTCGAATGTCTCTTGGCACAATTCAGGACCTGGCAGGCGTGCGATTTGAAGCCGAGATGACCCTCAGCGAGCAGGACGCCGTTGCGAATGCGATTGCCGGCCTGTTCAGGCACGAACCGGAGCCACCGTGCTTACACGACCTCCGCAATGATGCTCACAGCGGTTATCGAGCAGTGCACCTTTGGCTAATGCTGAGCGGCCCAGTCGAAGTGCAAATTCGCACTCATTTGCAGGGCGAATGGGCGAATATGTACGAGGCGGCCGGAGACCTATTCGGTCGAGGGATTCGATATCGCGAAATGCCTGAAGAGTCGGTTCCGAAAGCAATCGTTGAAGGTCTACAAAATCTCTCCACGAGTGACATCGCCAATTTGGAAGAGGAAGCGCAAGCGATTCAGCAGCTTGAGCTGCAAATTGCAGAGACCCCTCCAAAAACACTTCCGATTCTGCTGCGGAAGGGCACCAAGTCATACAGGGAGAGCCAAGCAAAGCGGGCTAGATTGGATCAACTACAGCAGAAATACGAAGCGCGTGAGTCACAAGTGCGCCTGGGCCTCTCCAATATTCGCGAAGCTTTGATCAACGCCAAGATAGGGAAATGA
- a CDS encoding protein rep produces MEAMKHCSKRNPCKRRFCPWCARRVTASTRRSVQPLALTYNEAIAWTSTTESFGTFDEGWEAQRMVVTQFLSNRWLTKRTSAWMRETEITHSAAGWHVHTHWLLFLETSRHAEVALLLIDVPIRWCEAARQKGVGASLRGQDVKVHSDVRGSVKYATKGIMTASKRDGHQTLAEILAEYQKGDADAADLWLEFAKFFAQKKRRNWRATGGAFRGPGGKS; encoded by the coding sequence ATGGAAGCAATGAAGCACTGCAGCAAACGTAACCCTTGCAAGCGGAGGTTCTGTCCATGGTGCGCTCGCCGCGTCACGGCAAGCACCCGCCGCAGTGTCCAGCCGCTGGCGCTCACCTACAACGAGGCCATCGCCTGGACAAGTACAACCGAGAGCTTTGGCACCTTCGACGAAGGCTGGGAGGCACAGCGTATGGTCGTGACACAGTTTCTCTCCAACCGCTGGCTCACGAAGCGCACGAGCGCCTGGATGCGCGAAACGGAAATCACACACTCTGCTGCCGGTTGGCACGTTCACACGCACTGGTTGCTGTTTCTGGAAACGAGCCGCCACGCAGAGGTTGCGCTCCTGCTCATCGACGTGCCCATCCGCTGGTGCGAAGCGGCCCGGCAGAAGGGCGTAGGAGCGTCCCTGCGGGGTCAGGACGTCAAGGTGCACTCTGACGTACGCGGCAGCGTCAAATACGCCACGAAGGGCATCATGACCGCCTCCAAGCGCGATGGGCACCAGACCCTCGCCGAGATCCTGGCGGAGTACCAGAAGGGCGACGCGGATGCAGCCGATCTCTGGCTGGAGTTCGCGAAGTTCTTCGCACAGAAGAAGCGCCGAAATTGGCGCGCCACCGGCGGTGCCTTCCGTGGCCCCGGTGGGAAGAGTTAG
- a CDS encoding helix-turn-helix domain-containing protein, whose translation MLDTTARSHGGRSSFSGVALDMKPTSSPQNPRLRDVPEAAEYLHVNIHFVRRLVRDRRIPFVKLGHLVRFDTRDLDAFVDAGRRPAISV comes from the coding sequence ATGCTGGACACAACCGCTCGTAGTCACGGTGGTCGATCAAGCTTCAGCGGCGTAGCACTTGATATGAAACCAACTTCTTCTCCGCAGAATCCGAGGCTCCGCGACGTCCCTGAGGCGGCTGAATACCTGCACGTCAACATCCACTTCGTTCGACGCCTGGTACGAGACCGCAGGATCCCCTTCGTTAAGCTCGGCCACCTCGTACGGTTCGACACTCGGGACCTCGATGCCTTCGTTGACGCGGGTCGACGACCGGCAATCTCGGTCTAG